A DNA window from Leopardus geoffroyi isolate Oge1 chromosome A1, O.geoffroyi_Oge1_pat1.0, whole genome shotgun sequence contains the following coding sequences:
- the RPS23 gene encoding 40S ribosomal protein S23 yields the protein MQVRWFRISHKLNKTQILESGANLSFSKGASFGSGTAQTVAWVLGWAELVRSGLWLLPVRLPSFARARGAGRMGKCRGLRTARKLRSHRRDQKWHDKQYKKAHLGTALKANPFGGASHAKGIVLEKVGVEAKQPNSAIRKCVRVQLIKNGKKITAFVPNDGCLNFIEENDEVLVAGFGRKGHAVGDIPGVRFKVVKVANVSLLALYKGKKERPRS from the exons ATGCAAGTTAGGTGGTTCAGAATTTCACACAAACTGAATAAAACTCAGATTCTGGAAAGTGGTGCAAACTTGTCATTTTCAAAGGGTGCCAGCTTCGGATCAGGCACTGCGCAGACAGTTGCTTGGGTCCTTGGCTGGGCGGAGCTTGTTCGCAGTGGCTTGTGGCTCCTTCCTGTGCGCCTTCCCTCTTTTGCTCGGGCCCGTGGTGCTGGCAGGATGG GCAAGTGTCGTGGTCTTCGTACTGCCAGGAAGCTCCGTAGCCACCGACGAGATCAGAAGTGGCATGATAAACAGTACAAGAAAGCCCATTTGGGCACAGCCCTGAAGGCCAACCCTTTTGGAGGAGCTTCCCATGCGAAAGGAATTGTGCTGGAAAAAGT AGGGGTTGAAGCCAAACAGCCAAATTCTGCCATCAGGAAGTGTGTCAGGGTCCAGCTGATCAAGAATGGCAAGAAAATCACCGCCTTTGTACCCAATGATGGttgtttgaattttattgag GAAAACGATGAGGTTCTGGTTGCTGGATTTGGTCGCAAAGGTCATGCTGTTGGTGACATTCCTGGAGTTCGCTTTAAGGTCGTCAAAGTAGCCAATGTCTCTCTTTTGGCCTTatacaaaggcaagaaggaaagacCAAGATCTTAA